GAGGGTCCGCAATTCTCCAGCTATGCCGAGAGCATGACCTACAAGAACCTGGGCTATTCCGTAATCGGCATGACCAACATGCCGGAGGCCAAGCTCGCCCGCGAGGCGGAGATCTGTTACGCCACCGTCGCCATGGTGACCGATTTCGATTGCTGGCATCCCGACCATGATGCGGTGTCGGTGCAGGACATCATCCGCGTGCTGTCCACCAACGCCGAGAAGGCGAAGAGCCTGGTGGCGCGGCTTGCCCGCGAATTCCCCCGGGAGCACGAGCCGTGCCCGATCGGTTCAGACCGCGCGCTCGATACCGCCTTGATCACCGCCCCGGAAGCGCGCGATCCGGAGCTTCTGAGCAAGCTCGATGCGGTGGCGGGAAGGATCTTGCGCGCGTGAGAATTGAACCGTCGATGAGTGTGTCATGAGGGTCGGAGACAGGCACTTCCGCAGCATCTGGCTCGAGCAGGACGGCTGGTCGGTCGGCGCGATCGACCAGCGCCGGCTGCCGCACGATTTTGTCACGGTCCGGCTCGCGACCTCCGGTGCCGCGGCGGATGCGATCCGGTCGATGCTGGTGCGCGGTGCGCCATTGATCGGCGCGACCGCGGCCTACGGGGTCGCGCTGGCGATGCGGGCCGACCCGTCGGATATAGCACTCGATCAGGCCTGCAAGACGCTGATGGCGACCCGGCCGACGGCGATCAACCTGCGGTGGGCGCTCGACGAGATGCGGACCCTGTTGCGGCCGTTGCCGCCGCAGCAGCGGACCGCAGCCGCCTACGCGCGCGCGACCGCTATTGCCGAAGAAGACATCGCCATCAACCAGGGCATCGGCCGGAACGGCCTCGAGCTGATCGAAAAGATCGCCGCCACCAAGCAACAGGGCGAGCGCATCAACGTGCTGACCCATTGCAACGCCGGCTGGCTGGCGACGGTCGACTGGGGCACCGCGACCGCGCCGGTCTATCTGGCGCACGACCGCGGCCACTCCATCCACGTCTGGGTCGACGAGACCCGCCCGCGCAATCAGGGCGCCTCGCTGACCGCCTGGGAGCTCGGCCATCACGGCGTGCCGCATACCGTCATCCCCGACAACACCGGCGGGCATCTGATGCAGCATGGCATGGTCGATCTCGTGATCGTCGGCACCGACCGCGTCACCGCCGACGGCGACGTCTGCAACAAGATCGGCACCTACCTGAAGGCACTCGCCGCGCATGACAATGGCGTGCCGTTCTATGTGGCGCTGCCGTCGCCGACCATCGATTTCAGCGTCGCCGACGGGGTCAGGGAGATTCCGATCGAGCAGCGCGGCGCCGAGGAAGTCACGCACATGACGGGGCAGACCGCCGATGGCAGGATCGAGACGGTGCGGATCGTGCCTGACGGTTCGCCGGTTGCGAATTATGGTTTTGATGTCACGCCGGCGCGGCTGGTGACGGGGCTGATCACCGAGCGCGGGGTGCTGAAGCCCGATCGCGCCGCGCTGGCTGCCGCGTTCCCCGAGCGGACAGCGGCAGCGGCCGAATAGCGAGAGGGAAGAAAACCCATGCAGAGCGCCTGGAACGATCGCGACGCCGAAGCGGCGGTGGCCCGCTACGAAAACCTCGGCCGCGACGTGGCGCTGCGGGTCTATACCACCCGGCTGTTGGGCCAGGATCCGCGGCTGGTGCTGCATGGCGGCGGCAATACCTCGGTGAAGACGGAAGTCGCCGATCTCAACGGCGATATGGTGGACGTGCTCTGCGTCAAGGGCTCCGGCTGGGACATGGGCTCGATCGAGCCGGCCGGCCTGCCGGCGGTGCGGCTGGCGCCGCTTGTAAAACTTCGTGCCCGCGAAAAACTTTCCGACGAGGAAATGGTGCGGCTGCAGCGCGCCAATCTGATCGACCCGATGGCGCCGAACCCTTCCGTCGAGGCGCTGCTGCACGCCTTCATCCCGTACAAATTCGTCGATCACACCCATTCGACCGCGGTGCTGGCGCTGACCGACCAGCCGGACGGCGAGGCGCTATGCCGTGAAGTCTATGGCAAGCGTGTCGGCTATGTGCCCTACATCATGCCGGGCTTCGGTCTGGCAAAGGCCGCGGCTGACGTGTTCGCCGCGGACCCTTCGGTCGAGGGCCTGGTCCTGGTCAAGCACGGCATCTTCAGCTTCGGCGCCGATGCGCGGGAAGCCTATGAGCGCATGATCGCGCTGGTGGGCCTGGCCGAAGCGCGGCTGGCGAAGAATCGCAAGCCTGCTTTCGTCAGCGCCAGGCTGCCGGCCCGTCCGGCGCCGGTCGCGGCGGTCGCGCCGATCATCCGCGGCGCCTGCAGTCTGCCGGATGGCAAGTCGGATGGCGCCTGGAAACGCTTCGTGCTCGATTTCCGCGGCGATGCTGCGGTGATGAATTTCGTCAACGGCGCCGACGTGGCGCGCTACGGCCAGGCCGGCGTGGTGACGCCGGACCACAATATCCGCATCAAGAACAAGCCGCTGGTGGTTGCGGCGCCCGGGGAGGGCGATCTCACCGGTTTCAGGACCGCGGTCCGCGATGCGGTCGCAGCCTATGGCTTAACCTACAAGGATTATTTTGCCCGTAACAACGCCCGCGTCGGCGGCATCAAGACCATGCTCGATCCCTCGCCGCGCGTGGTGCTGGTGCCCGGCGTCGGCCTGTTCGGGCTCGGCCGCAGCAAGAAGGATGCGAGGGTTGCCGCCGACCTCGCCGAGGCGGCGATTGCCACCATCACGGATGCGGAAGCGGTCGGCCGTTTCGAGCCGCTGCCGGAATCCGATCTGTTCGACGTCGAATACTGGTCGCTGGAGCAGGCCAAACTCGGCAGCGCCAAGGAGCCGCCGCTCGCCGGGCAGGTCGCCGTCATCACCGGCGCGGCCGGCGCGATCGGATTCGC
The sequence above is drawn from the Bradyrhizobium sediminis genome and encodes:
- a CDS encoding bifunctional aldolase/short-chain dehydrogenase translates to MQSAWNDRDAEAAVARYENLGRDVALRVYTTRLLGQDPRLVLHGGGNTSVKTEVADLNGDMVDVLCVKGSGWDMGSIEPAGLPAVRLAPLVKLRAREKLSDEEMVRLQRANLIDPMAPNPSVEALLHAFIPYKFVDHTHSTAVLALTDQPDGEALCREVYGKRVGYVPYIMPGFGLAKAAADVFAADPSVEGLVLVKHGIFSFGADAREAYERMIALVGLAEARLAKNRKPAFVSARLPARPAPVAAVAPIIRGACSLPDGKSDGAWKRFVLDFRGDAAVMNFVNGADVARYGQAGVVTPDHNIRIKNKPLVVAAPGEGDLTGFRTAVRDAVAAYGLTYKDYFARNNARVGGIKTMLDPSPRVVLVPGVGLFGLGRSKKDARVAADLAEAAIATITDAEAVGRFEPLPESDLFDVEYWSLEQAKLGSAKEPPLAGQVAVITGAAGAIGFATARAFAAAGAEVALLDVDEAAAKAKAKAIGGAALGLKCDVTDAASVRDAFAQVASIFGGVDIAISNAGAAWQGRIGEVDETVLRKSFELNFYGHQRVAQAAVKIMRAQGTGGCLLFNVSKQAVNPGPDFGPYGLPKAATLFLVRQYAVDYGNEGIRANAVNADRIRSGLLTEEMITSRSKVRGLSEQAYMRGNLLGREVAAEDVAQAFLAQALALKTTADVTTVDGGNIAAALR
- the mtnA gene encoding S-methyl-5-thioribose-1-phosphate isomerase; translation: MRVGDRHFRSIWLEQDGWSVGAIDQRRLPHDFVTVRLATSGAAADAIRSMLVRGAPLIGATAAYGVALAMRADPSDIALDQACKTLMATRPTAINLRWALDEMRTLLRPLPPQQRTAAAYARATAIAEEDIAINQGIGRNGLELIEKIAATKQQGERINVLTHCNAGWLATVDWGTATAPVYLAHDRGHSIHVWVDETRPRNQGASLTAWELGHHGVPHTVIPDNTGGHLMQHGMVDLVIVGTDRVTADGDVCNKIGTYLKALAAHDNGVPFYVALPSPTIDFSVADGVREIPIEQRGAEEVTHMTGQTADGRIETVRIVPDGSPVANYGFDVTPARLVTGLITERGVLKPDRAALAAAFPERTAAAAE